In the genome of Xiphophorus hellerii strain 12219 chromosome 14, Xiphophorus_hellerii-4.1, whole genome shotgun sequence, the window agatGGCGAGGGGAaaacagctgtgtgtgtgtttttattctgtgtatttAAACTTCTGGTGGATTCCTCCAAATTTGTACTGCGTGCACCTTATATGTGCAAGCTGAAATGAAGGAATACTCACTCAAAACCAATCAAATTGCAGCCGTCACAATCTGACAACCTTGTTGGATTAACCAATATTTAGACTTAGAAGAAAGTCCAGTGAAGATCCTAAGAGGAATTGTGGATTCACTCACTTTCGCAGCGAATTATATTAAAGGAGATTCTAAGTAAATTCAGAACAACAGAACAAACATTAGATATGAGTTTTCAGCGGATTTTTCTAAACGTCCAGCAGCAgataaatgaacacaaaaacataaatctgacgTTGAGCTATCAGTTCGCTTTGcattttgagcaaaaataatCCAACTCTTCACaatttctcctccttctccacGACAGAATTATTGCACAGCCAAAACCTTGTACATATCCGACTCCGACAAGAGAAAGCACTTCATGTTGTCCGTCAAGATGTTCTACGGCAACAGCGCAGACATTGGCGTCTTCCTCAGCAAGAGGATCAAAGTCATCTCCAAGCCCTCCAAAAAGAAGCAGTCCCTCAAAAACGCTGACCGTGAGTTGGACGAGTTTCCTCTTTTGTGTCTTTGTCCGCTGTCGGTTCACAGTTGGAGCACAATCGTCAAATCTGCGTTAGTAAAACATTTGACACTACAACACATTTGACTTTTCTAGCAGAAATAAGTCAGCACTGTAGACtgaagaaataaatttttttagagATGCTCTCCAGGTTTCTAGAGCTTATCTTGTCCTTTTTGGttagattttatatttataaatgtcaaaacTAACAGAACGTCAGTACTTTTCACTGCTTTTAACTCAAAATATTAACTTGCAGTTCTGTATACTTTAGTTGGAAAACTACAGAATGTAAATACTGTAACAGACTGTTTCATGTCATCCATTTCCTAAGACAATGTGCATCAAAGTAAGTTTTATctgtgaaaattaaatgttttggagtcaaatagttttacaaaattgatttaaatttacctaataaagataaaattattcaacattttattctaCTAAGCAGCAAacatcaaaatgaaacattgtcTCTTCTGGTCATATTTATGTAAGttaagcaggaaaaaaaataaaacaaatacaaataaaaacataaaaataagtcACATGTTATTAGGTGCATAATTCTAACAGCAGCGCAGTATTTTAACACCCAACAAGGATTTCaaatgaggggggaaaaaaattagcttaattactttcttgacattttaactctgtaaaatgcaaacattgAGTTTAAATTTACATCTTCAGCATCATTTTCTGTCAAGACATGACTCACTTTTGTGCCCCAGAGCTTTCCCAGTGTAAAGACCAAGCTCTTCTTTCTAGCAGCTTTTAGTGCTTTTCActagcattcatggcaggagGTGTGGTAGACCAGCACTGTGTTCAGACCAGACTTTCTCCCAGGTTTGTGGCACCATTAATTGTCAGGAACCTGTTTGGGCGGATTGTTTCAGCGGTCTGAACGAAGTAGAGTCGTAAATCTTCTCATCAGCGCACATTTGTGTTTGAACTGCTGATGTTCTCACGTCAACATGAgcagtttcttatttttattaagaaaaatcaTTCTTAAGGAAAAGGTTAGATGTGCAATCATTGGTCATTTTTTAAAGaggagaaaattaagaaaaacctTTGAATTCTATTACTTGTGCTTTTATCTTATATTTTCATTCAAGTTTTATTATCTGAACCCTTATTGGTTGCTTTTGGACTGTTTCCCCCCATTTAATGTCCCgcattttgcacatttaaattCAAGTAAAGTGTGGaattcaaactaaaaatgtatcataaaaaaaaaggaataattaggggaaaaaaagtaagtaAGTttaaccaccagggggcagcatcGTTAAGTCTACAGTGTCTGTCCAGTAGCTGTTGTGAGATGCAGCGGCGCTCGCCTGGCTGTTTTTACACCTCTCGTCACCCGGTGGGCAGCAGGCCGTGTTCTCCTTACGTAAGCCTGTCTGTTCTCGCCCACAGTGTGCATCGCATCAGGGACCAAGGTGGCGCTGTTCAACCGACTGCGCTCCCAAACGGTCAGCACGCGCTACCTGCACGTGGAGGGGGGCAACTTCCACGCCAGTTCCCAGCAGTGGGGGGCTTTTTACATCCACCTGTGTGAGTCGCCCTCACCCAAACGCGACGATATGTCGCTGAGGGATGAACTGAAGTGACTGACTGACTGTGGTGAGTGTGTGGTGGGGGGGAACATCAAGcagctctgattggtcgttCCTTTGCGTTTCCAGTGGACGACGAGGAGTCAGAAGGAGAGGAGTTCACTGTGAGAGATGGTTACATCCACTACGGCCAGACGGTCAAGCTGGTGTGCTCGGTCACCGGCATGGCGCTGCCCAGactggtaaaaaaataaataataatagttaataATAACCATCTCAATGATTGAGATCAGGGGAAACATTAAAAGCACcaaactgcagcagaaacaggCGAACATTTTGCTGTTCCTCCGCCAACACTCACAAATAGGAGCTGAGTGACGCTGCTGTCCTGCCTCTGTCCAAACATGTCAAAACTAGACTGCCAGTACTCACAAAATCATGTtatgttcttttatttatatatatatatatatatgtgtgtgtaaacagtttttaccccgtttttgttttccacactGAGGAAACTAGATCTTCTCATTGTTCTTTAATTAGCAGGCTGCACAGAGCTGTCAATCTTCTTCTCTTCTGGCATAAAAGGAGTTTATTTCTCCGCCTCTTCATAAACgttagacttttattttgttcaaataatcATTCTTCGACAAAGTCAcccttgtttttcttcactcATGCTGTGACTCATGTTCTTCTGAGCAGCGAACtgacattttgtcttttcttccaTCTATTTATATGTTTGTTAACCTCATTTTCTTCTGACCTACattgcctttcaaaagtatttgttcCTTTTGTAATTCTTTTGAAATTTTATCACATTAGCTCTAGAAACTCCAGTtcattttcagagttttataATAGAACAACACATAGTAGTGTATAATTGTCATGTGGAAGGAAACTTTACATGGTTTGTAAAATGTTCTTctaataaaaacctgaaaagtgtgccCTGCATTTGTGTATAGTCCCCTTTATTctgatacctctaaataaaatcaagtgcagCCACATTAGAAGTCAGATTAGAAACCTTTCAGAAGGACAACCATCACTAGCTTTCAGGCAGAGATGCAGCAAAATGGCGTTAgggtggcctagtcaaagtcaagaaCTAATGCCTTTAGGAAATATTCAGACACTCTTCATGCAGTCTGAGtttgagcttttttatttttttggaagaaGAACTGATAAGGATTTCAGTCTCTAGATCCTCAAAACCAATAGTTTGGGTTTCAAAATGCTTGCAGCTAAAAttgctgaagtttttttttttttgcaagtaaTTGACTGGGACAGAATACAAACAcaccaaaaagtaaaacttttatagtgttttcctttcttttcataATTATGATCAACGTTTTGTTGGTCTACCACAGAAAATTCTAATTAAACACGTTAAATTCTTGTTGCAGTTTGACAAGCAGCATAACACATTAACCAGAATGAATACTTTGCAATCAAAAAGTAATCTTTTCCTTAAATGTCTTTGTTGTCTCGATTTGTTGTCCTTTTCGATCTCGAGACTTCCCATCCAACCCTCTGCTTTATCATAACAGCCATCCCTCGGTCGGCTTATCTGCTTGTTTCCGTTTGTTTTCCCATGAGGTCATTCGAAAAGTCGACAAGCAGACGGCCCTGCTGGACGCCGACGACCCAGTTTCCCAGCTGCACAAGTGTGCCTTCTACCTGAAGGACACGGAGCGCATGTACCTGTGCCTTTCCCAAGAAAGGATCATCCAGTTTCAAGTCTGTACCACAGTGTCGTCTGCATGCAATGTCACAAATCACGCCACGCAGACCTTTCGAATTCCCATTTACCTTTCTCCACCCTCCATGCCAGGCTACTCCATGCCCAAaggaaccaaacaaggagatgATCAACGACGGCGCCTCCTGGACAATCATCAGCACGGACAAGGCAGAGTACACTTTCTACGAGGGCATGGGCCCCGTCCACTCACCCGTCACCCCTGTGCCTGTGGTAGAGAGCTTACAGGTAGCCTCGGCGCGGGCGGTGTTTTCTCAGAATGAACGTCTCCGCAGCGACGATCGGTTCATGTGTTTTGAACTCGTCTGGTCTTGTCTGCAGCTTAACGGCGGCGGGGATGTTGCCATGCTGGAGCTGACGGGGCAGAACTTCACACCGAACCTGCGGGTTTGGTTCGGAGACGTCGAGGCTGAAACCATGTACAGGtcagttgttgcttttctgGACTGTAAAGAGAGAAAACGCCCCTTTTTGAAGAATACCTGCCTacggtttaaaaaaaaaagacgacattgtggcaaaaaatatttttaccttCTATCGTCTGATTATAATGATGGAAAATATGTGAATGCTGTGGTTCGCTGGAGTGCCAAAGCCTTATAAATGGATTTATTACCCTTTAATAATGGATAGATGTCAGGAACTTCATTTCTCCTATTTTGCAACCGGCCATGAACAAGTATTAGTGAAGTATGTCATAAGTAGtcctgacattttcttttcaccagTATCTTTAGGTGTGCATTGAGTGATGTGTTAGACATGTTAATGGGCCATGCGTTTGCTTCAAACTTTCAGCTTATTGGCCGAAACCAAAACCTATTATAGCGTTTAAATAGCCAATGAAGCGCGGTATGTTAATCAGCTGCACGTACCCTGATACGGTTCAAATTTACTTTGTAAACGCGCTGAATTTAGACACAAGgtttaccattttaaaacttCTGAAGCTGCTATTCAGAGAATGTAAGGCTCTCTTCATGACCTCAACAAGTACGTtttccaaaacagaaaagacaaacaaatttcTCAGAATTTGGAAgggtttttaaaatcttttatttcttcctgCTTTTCTCATGAGGCAAAACATTTCAACTGAACGTCTgacctcttgtttttttttcagtcatttaagCTTCTTCGTGTTGTTTTGTAGGTTCTTTTTAAGTCTTTTCAGGGTTTTGTCAGTTTACCAGCTTTCTGTCCTGAGCGTTGACGGTGAGacgaaaccaaaaaaaaaaaaggttttaatcttaattcatgatttaaaaagGAAGCAATTATATGTTCACACAGGATAGGCACCGTGTGGTTTGGATGGATTGCTCTGTAAATCAAATCATGATTTTGAAAACTGTCTTGTATTTACTTGGGGTACCTCTGcctgatattaaaatgtattgaatgatttgaaatattaaaacggaagcaaaaacagaagaaatatgtAAGTTGGGCAAAAGATTTTCTTAGAGTCCTTTAAGCTTCAAACAGAGTGAGAATGTCACTGAAAGACGCCTCCATCAGGCAACGACGTAAGAAGATGAGCTCAggatttagaaaaataaatatatccaTAATGAAGAATAGCACTGAGTCACATGTCTGCTGCTCCATTCACTTGCAAAATCCTCAGAAATACCAGAATAATGACCTGATGTCGCTCTTGACCAGACTTTAATCTCCTTCGGGACTTTTAGCC includes:
- the rbpjb gene encoding recombination signal binding protein for immunoglobulin kappa J region b; amino-acid sequence: MAPVVTGKFGERPQPQRLTREAMRNYLKERGDQTVMILHAKVAQKSYGNEKRFFCPPPCVYLMGSGWKKKKEQMERDGCNEHESQPCAFIGIGNSDQEMQQLNLEGKNYCTAKTLYISDSDKRKHFMLSVKMFYGNSADIGVFLSKRIKVISKPSKKKQSLKNADLCIASGTKVALFNRLRSQTVSTRYLHVEGGNFHASSQQWGAFYIHLLDDEESEGEEFTVRDGYIHYGQTVKLVCSVTGMALPRLVIRKVDKQTALLDADDPVSQLHKCAFYLKDTERMYLCLSQERIIQFQATPCPKEPNKEMINDGASWTIISTDKAEYTFYEGMGPVHSPVTPVPVVESLQLNGGGDVAMLELTGQNFTPNLRVWFGDVEAETMYRCAESMLCVVPDISAFREGWRWVRQPVQVPVTLVRNDGIIYSTTLTFTYTPEPGPRPHCSAAGAILRAGNASLHSNSSQEAAAPGVYGPNSAPGAGVTSSSSAAAVVS